The following is a genomic window from Dehalogenimonas sp. 4OHTPN.
GGCCAACAAGCCCTCAGTAGCCGCTCTCGGCATCGTTGCCCATGAGGTCGGTCATGCCGTTCAGCACGCCAAGGCCTATGCCCCGCTGCAGCTCAGGAACGCCCTGGCGCCGGTGGCCAGCATCGGCTCTAACTTCGGCTGGATCCTGGTCTTCGCCGGGCTGATTCTTTACAGCATGGGCACTGCCTTCGGGCTTAATCTTGCCTGGTTCGGCGTGGCTCTCTTTGGCGTTGCTGTGTTCTTCACCCTGATTACCCTGCCGGTGGAGTTCGACGCTTCAGCCCGGGCCAAGGCGATGCTGAGGTCCACCGGGTTAGCCTCGGTCTCGGAGACTTCCGGTGCTTCGGCCGTTCTTTCGGCTGCCGCACTGACCTATGTAGCCGCCCTTCTGGCTGCGGTGGGGCAGCTTTTATACTATGTCTTGCTCCTGATGGGCGGGCGCCGGGATTAAACGACGGACATTCGAGCTTTGAGGGGTGAATGGTTGCACCTTCGATTGGGAATAAATTAGCAAAAAACCATCTGAGAGGTGCTGTGTAATGTGATCGATCTCAGAGCTGCCCCAGATGTCGTGTCGTTGACCTATTTGATGGTAGTGACGAGTATGGTCCTTATTACAGCTTGTATCCAGTGTGGTTACATGGGTTATATTGACAAACCACTCTCGATAGAAGTAGCCAAAGCCGAACAGTTAAAACGCCGAGCTAGGCGCTATTGATCAAAGATCAACATGGGAGGCAGTTCAAAAGTATGCCTCCCATCAAATCTTAGATTAATCTTTTTGTGTTGATGATGAGATGTTGGAGTGAGTTGGTGGCCGATTCGATCCGATTGCTTGCGACTCTACCTCTACTAGTCTTGTTCTGAAAAAATGCGGTAGGTATCCATTGACCACTACCACAGCGAAATATTGCAGCACAGGCAACATCAAATTTATACCTGCGACTGCCGCATAGAGCCCTATTTACAAGCTCATTCTTCAGAACACTTAATGACGTTTTGTACACGCTGTTCCCAGGTCGGCGTGTAGAACCTTCTGATCTATCAACATAACCAGAGTCATCCAGACACCAGAAGGGGAGCTTCAAGCTCCCCTTTTTTTATTTTCTGATTATTAATTCTCCCCGGGGGAGGGGTGTGAATACAGCTATTTCTTAAGGATGAACAAAGTGACTTTTTGTTTGACAATGAAGCTGGAAAAACACGCAAAAACGCACCTTAACAACTGAACAAAAAACCTTGACCTGAACGCTTGCCCGAAAGGGGGAAAGCGTGAGTTCAAGCGTAACAGTAGCGGGGGAACAGAACCGGCCTGGGGGCTTCTGTAGCCGGTGTCACAGGGTTTGGGTACTCAAAGAAAGGCAAGGCGTTTGCCGATGGTGCGGAAAGGTCGCCACCTGTCAGACCACTAAAACAAGCGCCTTGCGTAGCTTCAAGTCTAATCGAACCCCAATTCCAAAGCAAGCCGATGCTTTCGGCAATGGTTATGACCATCTTTCCGGCAACTGGCTTACCTTCTATTCCATCGCCTCGAAGTTCAGCCACAAGGCCAAGCCGGACGAGCGTGATGACCTTCTCCACGACATCATCATCACCCTCGCCGATGTCGAGCGGAATAACGGCCATCATCCGTTCACCGAAGCGGCCATGTATCGCATCGCCAGCCGCACCCAAGCTCTCTACTGGCGGAAACGTTACCGGATAGACAACGGCCTAACCTGCGGGGACTGTAGCAAAGCACAGCGGCAGAAGTGTAAAGAGAACTGGCTGTTTTCGGCCTGCCCCAAAGCGGTCAAGCTCGAAAGCCTGAATAAGCCCGTCATAGACGACGAAGGCAACACTACCGAACTCGGCGATCTGATTGCCGATGACAGGGCTTTGGACCTCGATGCCTGGCTGGATGCCAATACCTTCTTACTCCAATGCCCCGACAGGCTAATCGCCATTGCCGAAAAGCGGCGTGACGGGTTGCCTTTGGACGAAACGGAACGGCGGTATATCAACCGCTTTCGGAAACGGGAACAAAAAAAGCTGTTTTCAGATGTCCCGTTTTCGCCTGTTTTCGCAACTAATACAGTGGGAGCTTCGGCTATGCCAGCGAATTGCGGGTAGCCGGTAGCTTACTACTAGAGCGAAGCCGATGGAGTTGCCCACCTATCGGATAGCAAGAGGGGGTCGGACAATCGAACAACTGAATATCGAGGGCAAGCGTTCAGGTCAGGGCTTTTTAGCGCACAAGGCGGTACTGGTAAGCGCCTTATCGAGAACACTCGCCGAAAGGGCGATGCTTCTTGACCTCACTATCGGGCGGAAAGGCTTTCTCACCTACCTTAAGTCTTTAGGCGGGTCTAACATCGTGAAAATCGTCCCGTCTAACGGCGATGCCAGCGTATCGCGGGTCGCCGGAAAATGCCTCAAGGTGGTCTGCGGAAGTAACACCAGTTACCTCGAACACATGGCCTGGGTCGGCGACAAGACACCCCTTACCCTATGCGACATAAGGGTAAGCCCCTCGAACTCGGTCAGCCCCAACCTCGGCGCGACGGAGCTATCGGACGCCCTTTCAAGGGTGCTGCCCTTCACCTCGGATGAGACCGCCCGCCCCATTCTCCAGAGCGTTCTCTTTCGGGTGAAAGACGGCAAGCTCACCCTAGTGAGTGCCGACGGCTACCGACTCGCCATGATGAGACTACCCTTCGACGGGGATGAGGGACAGGTGCTCGTAAGCCGCGATGACCTTAAAGGCGTCACCGGCGCTCTCAGGCGGGCGCGGCGGGTAAGACTGTCGCTGGAAAAGAACGGCGACAAAGACCCGATGAGCCTAGTCCTCGACACGGAGCTAATCCGCTACACGTGGCGGGGATGCGGCGGGAACTTCCCGGACTACGAGAAGCTCATACCCGCCGACACCGGCATCCGCGCCAGCTTCGACACCAATGAAGCAATAAAGGCGGTTAGCTCGCTCAAGGTCGTCGCCAACGTCAAAGCCTACGCCTTAGACCTCACCATCGGGGACGGCAAGGTGGTCGTCGGCAACACCGACGATAAGGGGACGGCTGAAATACCCGCCGATACCACCGGCGAGCCTATCAAGATACGGCTTGACGGCGGATACCTCGCCGAAGCTCTGAGGGCTTGTGGCGGGATGGTGGAGCTTAAGGTCAAGGACGCAAGGTCGCCGATGCTTTTCACCGCGCCGGACTATGAGTTGGTGGTCATGCCGATGCTTCTACCGGAAGTCAAGAAGCCAACGGACACGACCAAGACCGCCGAACCCGCTAAGGCCGAAGCAAGCCAGCCGGTCGAACCCGTCGAGCCGAAGGTCGAGACAGCCGAGGCAGTTACGCCGGAAGTACCAACCGAGCCAGTACCCGCCGAGGAAGTCGCCCAAGCCGTCGCCGAGGCCGAGGCCATCACGAAAGCCGAGAAGCCGAAGGCCAAGAAGCACATTAAGGCGAAAGAACCAGTCGCCGTAGCCTGAAAAACCTGAACTGAAACGCTTGAACTCGCAAAACAGCCGCACATGAAGGGGCCTAGTGCCCCTTTTTGTGCTTTCTTTTTGTAAGGGGGATGTCCTGCCCCATAGCGGCGGGAACATCCCCTTTCGTTTTGGCTGAAAACCGGGCAAGACCAATGACGAAAGGAGAAAACGGGCGCTAAAGGAAGGGGGTGATAAACATGGAAGCACTACTGGTAATCAATCCGACTGTCCCGCTTGGCCAAGTGGTGGCCACCCGGGGAGTTTTTGCCCTGGCCGGTGAGAAGCCCGAGTTTACCGAATTCATGCGCCGTTCCTTGAACCGCCATGCTAAAGGTGATTGGGGCGACCTCGACGAAGCCGATAAGAAGGAGAACGAGCTAAGCCTTAAAAATGGCTTCAGGCTGTTTTCAGCATACACGGCCGCGGGGTTGCCCAAAATCTGGGTCATCACCGAGGCCGACCGGTCAGCGACGACGATCCTGTTTCCGGACGAATACTAGCCCAATAGCCCCTGTCCGCCGGCACAGGGTCATCAATCGCCAGCGAATATGAAGGGCTAACGTGCCCGAATGGAGGTGTAACCTTGCCTATCAGATGGAGCGCTCTTAAAGTTAGCGAGGCGATGGATATGGTCGAAGAATTAATTGATCAGGCCGCCGAGCCATTGGAACAGGCCAGGCTTGTGGCGATCGCAGCTAGAGGAATCGCTGATATTCCGCAATACGTCGATGAACGCCTAGTACATCTAATCAGCAGCATCGGACGCATCGACCACATAAGAAGCTCGATAAAAGCTGTCCGGGAGTCTTTGCCTAATGGCGCCGTAGCAGAAGAACAACACCGGATCAAATGCGGCGACCAGCTCGCCCTGGTGGCTTGAATCCGGACATTCTTATTCAAAAGGGGAGTTGGTGCTCGCACAACTCCCCTTTTTTGGTAACAATTAGTCTGAGATATTTGCCGCCTCGTGGTCCGTAGACATATTACTTAACCTCGACACGGAAACCTTGTGATGTCATTACTGAAAGTGCGATAAACGCCATGATTGCTTAGGGTGCCGGGTTGGTCTACAATGGGCGCTAATTGCCGAGACGTAATACCGACTGAATAGGAATCAGGGAAGATGCCGCGAATCTTCGACAACATCGAGCAAAGCCTTCTACCCGCGATAAAAGAGACTCTCGCTGTATCAGAAAAAGCCGACTTTTGTGTCGGCTTTTTCAATCTGCGTGGCTGGAGCAAGATCCAAGATGGAATCGACACTTGGGAAGGCGGTGAGGGACATTGCTGCAGGCTGCTAATTGGAATGCAGAAACTCGCCGATGACGAACTCGCAGAGTCATTAAGCATTTCACAATCCGGAAAAACCGTCGATGCCCCTTCATTGAAACGCCTTCAACGGCAGTTAGCCGATAGTTTCCGGAAACAGCTGATCATGGGAGCCCCGAACAATCACGATGAACAATCGCTACGAAGGTTAGTCACCCACTTAAAGAAAAAACAACTGTCGGTGAAATTGTTTTTAAAGCACCCTTTACATGCCAAACTTTATCTCCTTCACCGCCATGATCTTAACAATCCGATCACCGGTTTCCTCGGAAGCAGCAACCTCACTCTCGCGGGGTTAGCCAATCAAGGGGAATTAAACGTTGATGTCCTTGAGCATGATGCCTGCAACAAATTAGCCAAATGGTTCAACGATCGTTGGAACGACAATTGGTGCTTCGACATTACCGAAGAACTTATCGATATCATCGAGAACAGTTGGGCAAGACCGGAGCCACTGCCACCTTTCTACGTGTACCTCAAAATGGCATATCATCTAGCCCAGGAGGCCCGCTCAGGCTTGGACGAATTCAAGCTACCGGCCATTTTCCAAGGGCGCCTTCTTGCCTTCCAGACAAACGCGGTAAAAATCGCAGCCCACCACATTAATAAGCGCGGCGGTGTGTTAATCGGCGATGTTGTCGGCCTGGGTAAAACCCTTATGGCCAGCGCCGTGGCGAAGCTCCTGGAAGATGACCTTAATCTTGAAACCTTGATCATCTGCCCAAAAAACTTAGTCAAGATGTGGCAGGGTTATGTCCATCACTACCAACTCAGAGCGAAGGTGTTATCGGTTAGTAGGGTAATGAACGACCTTCCCGAAGAGCGGCGGTATCGCATCGTGGTCATCGATGAAAGCCAGAACTTGAGAAACCGCGAGGGGAAAAAGTACCGGGTAATCCAGGAATACATCAAACGTAACGACAGCAAGTGCATCCTACTGTCTGCGACTCCTTACAACAAGACCTATCTTGATCTGGCTTCACAACTTCAATTATTCGTGCCGCCCGATGTTGACTTGGGCATTCGCCCTGAGCGATACATTAAAGACATTGGAGAAGTTGAGTTCATCCGCCGTCATCAAGCGCTCATAAGATCGCTGGCTGCCTTCGAAAAGAGCGAATACGCGGATGACTGGCGCGACCTTATGCGTCTTTACATGGTCCGTCGCACCCGGACTTTCATCAAAGAGAACTACGCTTACACCGACGAATCCACTGGCCGGAAATACCTGGTTTTTGAAGATGGCCGCCGATACTATTTCCCTGATCGAATCCCAAAGAAGGTCCAATTCAGGTTCAACGAGAACGATGCGAAAGATCCCTATGCTCGTCTTTACTCCGATAAAGTTGTCGCCATTATCAATCATCTCTCACTTCCACGTTATGGGCTAGGAAACTATATCTCAAGTAATGCGCAGGCTTCTGCAAGCCGCGACGAGGCCAAACAGTTAGACAACCTTTGCAAAGCCGGCAAACGGCTCATGGGGTTTTGCCGCACCAACCTCTTCAAGCGTCTTGAAAGTAGCGGGCAATCGTTTCTTCTATCATTAGACCGGCATATCATCCGTAATTTTGTTTATTCTTACGCCATCGAACACAACCTGCCACTACCAATCGGCATTCAGGGCGCAGAGCTACTAATGGAGAGTGTAAACGACGAGGAACCGGACATCGCAAACGAGGCTCAAACCGCTTTCGATTTTGAAGAGGACGGCGATAGCGCCGAGAACGAGCAGGTTCAAGAAGAAAGGTATCATCCCTATTCCGAGGAGTGGTACGTGGCCACAGCGAAGGCTGTCTACGAAGTATATAGGCATTCGAAGCAGAAACGATTCAAATGGCTAAAGCCAGCCCTGTTCACCAATTCGCTTAAACAGGAACTCCTGACCGATTCCCGATCCCTGATCGCTCTCATGCAGGAGTTTGGCGAATGGAACCCCGACCGAGACACCAAGCTTTCGTCTTTGATCAAATTAGTCGGAGTCGACCATCCACAAGAAAAGGTTCTAATATTCACCCAGTTTGCTGATACGGTCCGATATTTGTCCCAGGAGCTAAAGAGAAACGGCATTGGTCAACTCGTCGGTGTTACAGGTCAGTCGGAAGACCCCACTGAACTTGCTTGGCGTTTTTCACCTGTCAGCAATGAAAAACCCGTTAAGCCTTCCGATGAGCTTCGAGTCCTAATTGCCACCGATGTTCTCTCTGAAGGCCAGAACCTTCAGGATTCGGCGATCGTAGTCAATTACGACCTGCCTTGGGCGTTAGTCCGCCTGATACAACGCGTCGGCCGTGTCGACCGCATTGGACAGAAAGCTGAGGAGATCCGTTGTTATTCGTTCCTTCCTGCAGATGGACTTGAAAGGATTATTCGTTTACGAGCAAAGGTGAAGCAGCGGCTTCAAGAGAACAGCGAAGTAGTCGGTTCCGACGAACTCTTCTTCGAGGATGATTTCAACCAGAAGACTCTACAACATTTCTACAC
Proteins encoded in this region:
- a CDS encoding zinc metallopeptidase, with protein sequence MELWLLTFIPPLLLMLYAQWKVSSTFGKYSKVVNDRNMTGLVAARWLLDQNNLQNVQVEITKGKLSDHYDPRVRVLRLSPDVANKPSVAALGIVAHEVGHAVQHAKAYAPLQLRNALAPVASIGSNFGWILVFAGLILYSMGTAFGLNLAWFGVALFGVAVFFTLITLPVEFDASARAKAMLRSTGLASVSETSGASAVLSAAALTYVAALLAAVGQLLYYVLLLMGGRRD
- a CDS encoding helicase-related protein, with the protein product MPRIFDNIEQSLLPAIKETLAVSEKADFCVGFFNLRGWSKIQDGIDTWEGGEGHCCRLLIGMQKLADDELAESLSISQSGKTVDAPSLKRLQRQLADSFRKQLIMGAPNNHDEQSLRRLVTHLKKKQLSVKLFLKHPLHAKLYLLHRHDLNNPITGFLGSSNLTLAGLANQGELNVDVLEHDACNKLAKWFNDRWNDNWCFDITEELIDIIENSWARPEPLPPFYVYLKMAYHLAQEARSGLDEFKLPAIFQGRLLAFQTNAVKIAAHHINKRGGVLIGDVVGLGKTLMASAVAKLLEDDLNLETLIICPKNLVKMWQGYVHHYQLRAKVLSVSRVMNDLPEERRYRIVVIDESQNLRNREGKKYRVIQEYIKRNDSKCILLSATPYNKTYLDLASQLQLFVPPDVDLGIRPERYIKDIGEVEFIRRHQALIRSLAAFEKSEYADDWRDLMRLYMVRRTRTFIKENYAYTDESTGRKYLVFEDGRRYYFPDRIPKKVQFRFNENDAKDPYARLYSDKVVAIINHLSLPRYGLGNYISSNAQASASRDEAKQLDNLCKAGKRLMGFCRTNLFKRLESSGQSFLLSLDRHIIRNFVYSYAIEHNLPLPIGIQGAELLMESVNDEEPDIANEAQTAFDFEEDGDSAENEQVQEERYHPYSEEWYVATAKAVYEVYRHSKQKRFKWLKPALFTNSLKQELLTDSRSLIALMQEFGEWNPDRDTKLSSLIKLVGVDHPQEKVLIFTQFADTVRYLSQELKRNGIGQLVGVTGQSEDPTELAWRFSPVSNEKPVKPSDELRVLIATDVLSEGQNLQDSAIVVNYDLPWALVRLIQRVGRVDRIGQKAEEIRCYSFLPADGLERIIRLRAKVKQRLQENSEVVGSDELFFEDDFNQKTLQHFYTEKSGILDAEPDTEVDLSSYAYQIWHNATRDNVELAKKVKALPDVVFATKKHVGSTRSPEGVLVYAKTAEGNDSLVWVNKKGESVTQSQVAILKAAECELATPAQQRYESHHELVLRGLEHIFEQDKATGGQLGRPSGARYRTYERLKTYYGDLKKNKPLFATDDLSRTIDDIYKYPLRPIATDALNRQLKTGVSEETFANMVIDLRKEGRLSLKEEEIETQEPRIICSLGLFTEGSGE